The proteins below are encoded in one region of Sphingobium yanoikuyae:
- a CDS encoding carbonic anhydrase — protein MNELIGRVFSFETKVFPNESTLYNQLASHGQSPKALMISCADSRIVPEHIMQAQPGDLFVCRNAGNIVPPHDSQLGGVTATVEYAVMVLGVRDIIVCGHSDCGAMKALATDADLTGMPNVAAWLRHSHAAQKLCRESYPADLDAAEKLRNMALENVVVQLSHLRTHPSVASGIARGEIALHGWYVDIHAGQVLGLDGETGRFSVLREGQKLPVALPHGRRLAGESLIAQAAE, from the coding sequence ATGAACGAGCTTATCGGTCGTGTATTCAGTTTCGAGACCAAGGTCTTCCCGAACGAAAGCACGCTCTACAATCAGTTGGCCAGCCATGGTCAGAGCCCCAAGGCGCTGATGATCTCCTGCGCCGACTCGCGCATCGTTCCCGAGCACATCATGCAGGCCCAGCCGGGCGACCTGTTCGTCTGCCGCAACGCCGGCAACATCGTGCCGCCGCATGACAGCCAGCTGGGCGGCGTGACCGCCACGGTCGAATATGCCGTGATGGTGCTGGGCGTGCGCGACATCATCGTGTGCGGTCACAGCGACTGCGGCGCGATGAAGGCGCTGGCCACCGACGCCGACCTGACCGGCATGCCCAATGTCGCCGCCTGGCTGCGCCACAGTCATGCCGCGCAGAAGCTGTGCCGCGAATCCTATCCTGCCGACCTGGATGCCGCCGAAAAGCTGCGCAACATGGCGCTGGAAAATGTCGTCGTACAGCTGTCGCACCTGCGCACCCATCCGTCGGTCGCGTCGGGCATCGCCCGCGGCGAGATCGCCCTGCATGGCTGGTATGTCGACATCCATGCCGGCCAGGTCCTGGGTCTGGACGGCGAAACCGGCCGTTTCTCGGTGCTGCGCGAAGGGCAGAAGCTGCCCGTGGCGCTGCCGCATGGGCGTCGCCTGGCCGGCGAATCGCTCATCGCACAAGCTGCGGAGTAA
- a CDS encoding winged helix-turn-helix domain-containing protein, producing MSPPLILVAETQQDLRHKVREFLEQSGFRALPAASSSDIFSAMDRMPVGAVVLDAGLRGPDGMDLCRDVRERSDVPIILVGADSSEVDRVVGLELGADDYMAKPYSTRELAARLRAVLRRGRSERALGLRRQTQARFDDWVVDFARREVTDPAGALVELTAAEFSLLAVLLDHAQAVIARARLMELAGVRDAPSSDRSVDVLISRLRRKLSHEGRPAAIVTVRGVGYMFSAVVDRR from the coding sequence ATGAGTCCACCGCTGATACTGGTCGCCGAGACGCAGCAGGATTTGCGGCACAAGGTGCGCGAATTCCTGGAGCAGAGCGGGTTTCGCGCTCTGCCTGCGGCCTCGTCGAGCGATATATTCAGTGCCATGGACCGGATGCCGGTCGGCGCGGTCGTGCTGGATGCGGGACTGCGCGGGCCGGACGGCATGGACCTGTGCCGTGACGTGCGCGAGCGTAGCGACGTGCCGATCATCCTGGTCGGCGCCGACAGCAGCGAGGTCGACCGGGTGGTCGGCCTGGAGCTGGGCGCCGACGATTACATGGCCAAACCCTATTCGACCCGCGAACTGGCGGCGCGGCTGCGCGCCGTGCTGCGGCGCGGGCGCAGCGAGCGGGCGCTGGGCCTGCGGCGTCAGACCCAGGCGCGCTTCGACGACTGGGTAGTCGATTTCGCCCGGCGCGAAGTGACCGACCCGGCCGGCGCGCTGGTCGAATTGACGGCAGCGGAATTTTCGCTGCTCGCCGTATTGCTGGATCATGCCCAGGCGGTGATTGCCCGTGCGCGGCTGATGGAACTGGCGGGCGTGCGCGACGCGCCCTCGTCCGACCGCAGTGTCGACGTGCTGATCAGCCGGTTGCGGCGCAAGCTGTCCCATGAGGGGCGGCCTGCCGCGATCGTGACTGTTCGTGGCGTCGGATACATGTTCAGCGCGGTCGTCGACCGGCGCTGA